One Onthophagus taurus isolate NC chromosome 11, IU_Otau_3.0, whole genome shotgun sequence genomic window carries:
- the LOC111423560 gene encoding testis-specific serine/threonine-protein kinase 3-like, which translates to MSKDIDTTPSEELALASKGYKLLKKLGEGSYAKVYLTDFRNPKENKSLQLACKVVDTSVAPKDFVKKFLPRELDILIKLNHPHIVHIQNIFQRRSKYFVFMRFAENGDLLEFILKKGAISEAQARVWLRQLALGIQYLHEMDVAHRDLKCENALITSNYNVKIADFGFARYVVDGSGKKITSDTYCGSLSYAAPEILRGIPYHPKIADLWSVGVILYIMLNKAMPFDDGNIKRLYEQQTNKRWRFRAKVVDLLSDQVKKLTACLLEPDINKRYRVDQVLTSEWIAMDPRLLELSSPEQQALQAAQEERKKHQESGVKALSSLPKTKKGKPGSIEEISIGGDVRKTSTYGLTDKQLLTGE; encoded by the coding sequence ATGTCCAAAGACATAGACACCACCCCATCAGAAGAATTAGCACTCGCCTCGAAAGGTTACaagcttttaaaaaaactagGTGAAGGGTCGTACGCAAAAGTGTATTTGACCGATTTTAGAAATCCCAAggaaaataaaagtttacaaTTGGCTTGTAAAGTGGTTGATACATCGGTTGCCCCGAAAgattttgtcaaaaaatttCTTCCTCGAGAgttagatattttaataaaattgaatcacCCCCATATAGTGcacatacaaaatatttttcaacgtCGATCGAAATATTTCGTTTTTATGCGTTTTGCGGAAAATGGTGatttattagaatttattttaaagaaggGTGCCATTTCCGAAGCTCAAGCTAGGGTATGGCTAAGACAATTAGCGTTGGGTATTCAATATTTACACGAAATGGATGTGGCACATCGCGATTTAAAATGCGAGAATGCTTTGATTACATCGAATTACAACGTTAAAATTGCAGACTTTGGTTTTGCGAGATATGTAGTTGATGGGAGTGGTAAAAAAATAACCAGCGATACTTATTGTGGTTCGTTATCTTACGCAGCCCCCGAAATCCTTCGTGGTATCCCATATCACCCTAAAATAGCTGATTTATGGTCTGTGGGGGTTATTCTTTATATCATGCTTAATAAAGCAATGCCGTTTGATGACGGAAATATTAAGAGATTATACGaacaacaaacaaataaaaggtGGAGATTTCGCGCTAAAGTCGTTGATTTATTAAGCGATCAAGTTAAAAAGTTAACTGCTTGTTTACTCGAGCCCGATATAAATAAACGATATCGAGTTGATCAGGTTTTAACATCCGAGTGGATCGCTATGGATCCAAGATTATTGGAGTTATCATCCCCCGAACAGCAAGCGTTACAAGCAGCGcaagaagaaagaaagaagCACCAAGAATCCGGCGTTAAAGCATTATCATCTTTACCGAAAACTAAAAAAGGAAAACCAGGATCTATTGAGGAAATTAGTATTGGGGGGGATGTAAGAAAAACGAGTACTTACGGATTAACtgataaacaattattaactggggaataa
- the LOC111423561 gene encoding N(4)-(Beta-N-acetylglucosaminyl)-L-asparaginase-like — MFKFLILLCIIKVSLSEYPIVIGTWGFSLEPCQIAWDLLNKGYDGIEALEAGCSYCEREQCDSTVGFGGSPDENGETTLDALIFDGRTMNVGAVAGLRRIKNVVSVAKHVLKHTKHSMLVGDQATEFAKAMGFKEESLSTNTSIGVWDDWKNGNCQPNYWINVEPNPSSSCGPYNPINENNVNYESHIGNSEIDVRLTHDTIGMVLVDHNGDIIAGTSTNGLRHKIAGRVGDSPIPGAGAYADSEVGGAAATGDGDTMIRFLPSLLAVEAMRRGATPEDASNQAILRMTKHYPSFSGAVIAVNKNGEFGASCNGMDEFPFAVMSESLKKPQIFKVACVNNLNKLLY; from the exons atgtttaaatttttgattcttttgtgtataattaaagtttctttaagCGAATATCCCATTGTGATTGGAACTTGGGGATTTTCTTTAGAGCCATGTCAAATAg cttgggatttattaaataaaggcTACGATGGTATCGAAGCTTTAGAAGCCGGTTGTTCATATTGCGAACGTGAACAATGCGACTCTACCGTTGGATTCGGTGGGAGTCCTGATGAGAACGGTGAAACCACTTTAGATGCGTTAATTTTTGATGG gcGTACAATGAACGTTGGAGCTGTCGCGGGGCTTAGACGCATAAAAAACGTCGTTTCCGTAGCTAAACATGTCTTAAAACACACCAAACACTCAATGTTAGTTGGCGACCAAGCTACGGAATTTGCAAAAGCCATGGGgtttaaagaagaaagtttATCTACTAATACTTCGATTGGAGTGTGGGATGATTGGAAAAATGGGAATTGCCAACCAAATTATTGGATT aatGTTGAGCCAAATCCATCAAGTTCTTGTGGGCCATATAATCccattaatgaaaataatgttaattatgAAAGTCACATAGGAAACTCTGAAATTGATGTGCGGTTAACTCATGATACAATTGGGATGGTTCTTGTTGACCATAATGGTGATATAATTGCAGGAACTTCTACAAATGGGTTAAGACATAAAATAGCAGG GAGAGTTGGGGATTCGCCAATTCCTGGCGCTGGGGCTTACGCTGATAGCGAAGTGGGTGGGGCTGCTGCAACTGGAGATGGGGACACGATGATTCGATTTTTACCAAg tCTTTTGGCAGTTGAAGCGATGAGACGTGGAGCAACCCCGGAAGATGCTTCAAATCAAGCTATATTAAGAATGACTAAGCATTACCCCAGTTTTTCGGGTGCAgtaatagcggtgaataaaAACGGAGAATTTGGGGCTTCTTGTAATGGGATGGATGAGTTTCCTTTTGCGGTTATGAGCGAATCTTTGAAAAAACcacaaatatttaaagttgcttgtgttaataacttaaataaattgttatattaa
- the LOC111423559 gene encoding ER degradation-enhancing alpha-mannosidase-like protein 2: protein MKMWLTIILLTLCNYCNGLNSYTKEDIIKFREEVRGMFYHAYDSYLKYAYPYDELRPLSCDGIDTYGSYSLTLIDALDTLAIMGNYTEFQRVAEILTAKENFDSNINVSVFETNIRIIGGLLSAHLLSHKAGAKLEPGWPCNGPLLRLAEDVAKRLIVAFDTPTGMPYGTINLRSGIPPGETTVTCTAGIGTFILEFGTLSRLTGDPLYEEVATNALNALYHHQSQLGLFGNHIDVATGRWTAQDSGIGSGVDSYFEYLVKGSILLQKPELLEMFYEARKGIDKYLKRDDWYLWVSMTKGQVTIPVFQSLEAYWPGVLSLIGETSSAMRTLHNYHQVWQQYGFTPEFYNILQMEAGANRENYPLRPELIESVMYLYRATGDPYLLEVGVDILRSIQYSAKTPCGYATIKDVRDHRKEDRMESFFLAETTKYLYLLFDPDNFIHNQGQSGTIIDTPNGECVIYAGGYIFNTEAHPIDPSALHCCYDIPKLKLYDFSELKSKRNVFRGESISDVKRRSTKFPENVDKKENNRDEDDLKNTGVGSYEIVTLKTEDNNSVLIEKENVSKTLQEKKSKKLGPLFKEKFDPQKMLERFRQDNKFPINSTWSERYEILSCNAQPFIQKMSLYGEFFNK, encoded by the exons ATGAAAATGTGGTTAACAATCATTTTATTAACTCTTTGTAATTATTGTAATGGATTAAATAGCTACACCAAAGAAGATATTATAAAGTTTAG AGAAGAAGTAAGAGGTATGTTTTACCACGCTTACGatagttatttaaaatatgctTATCCATACGATGAATTAAGACCTTTATCGTGTGATGGAATAGATACGTACGGCAGTTACTCTTTAACGTTAATAGACGCATTAGATACTTTAGCAATTATGGGTAATTATACGGAATTTCAACGTGTTGCTGAAATCTTAACAGCTAAAGAAAACTTTGATTCAAACATAAACGTCTCGGTTTTTGAGACAAATATACGTATAATTGGAGGATTACTCAGCGCCCATTTATTATCACATAA AGCAGGTGCTAAACTTGAACCTGGATGGCCTTGTAATGGTCCCCTTTTGCGATTAGCCGAAGATGTTGCAAAAAGGCTTATTGTAGCGTTTGATACACCAACAGGAATGCCTTACGGTACAATTAATTTGAGAAGTGGAATTCCACCCGGGGAAACAACGGTTACTTGTACTGCTGGAATTGGGACGTTTATTTTGGAATTTGGTACTTTGAGTCGATTAACGGGAGATCCGCTTTACGAAGaa GTCGCAACAAACGCTTTAAACGCTTTATATCATCATCAATCGCAATTAGGTTTGTTTGGAAATCATATTGATGTGGCAACTGGTCGCTGGACGGCTCAAGATTCTGGGATAGGTTCTGGGGTGGATtcatattttgaatatttagtTAAAGGATCGATTTTGTTGCAAAAACCCGAATTATTAGAGATGTTTTATGAAGCACGAAAAGGAAtcgataaatatttaaaacgggATGATTGGTATTTGTGGGTGTCGATGACAAAGGGGCAGGTTACTATACCCGTTTTTCAATCTTTGGAGGCTTATTGGCCCGGGGTGCTTAGTTTAATAGGGGAGACGTCCTCTGCGATGAGAACTTTGCATAATTATCATCAAGTTTGGCAACAATATGGGTTCACACCtgaattttataacattttgcAAATGGAAGCGGGCGCTAATCGGGAAAATTACCCATTAAGGCCTGAATTAATTGAATCTGTTATGTATCTTTATAGAGCAACAGGAGATCCTTATCTTCTTGAGGTTGGggttgatattttgagaagtATTCAGTATAGTGCTAAAACTCCTTGTGGATATGCGACg attaaagaTGTTAGAGATCATCGGAAAGAAGATAGAATGGAATCTTTCTTTTTAGCGGAAACAACTAAGTACTTATATCTCCTTTTTGACCCAGATAATTTCATTCATAATCAAGGCCAATCCGGGACAATTATCGATACACCAAACGGTGAATGTGTGATTTACGCCGGGGGTTATATCTTTAACACGGAAGCTCATCCGATTGATCCGAGCGCTTTGCATTGTTGTTATGATATCCCCAAATTGAAACTTTATGATTTCTCCGAGTTAAAATCAAAGAGAAATGTGTTCCGTGGTGAATCAATCTCGGATGTTAAAAGACGATCAacaaaatttcctgaaaatgttgataaaaaagaaaataatcgagatgaagatgatttaaaaaatactggAGTAGGGAGTTATGAAATTGTTACTTTAAAAACTGAGGATAATAATagtgttttaattgaaaaagaaaatgtctCGAAAACTTTAcaggaaaaaaaatcaaaaaaacttgGTCCtttattcaaagaaaaatttgatCCGCAAAAGATGTTGGAGAGATTTCGTCAAGATAATAAATTTCCAATTAACTCCACTTGGAGTGAAAGATATGAAATATTAAGTTGTAACGCTCAACCGTTTATCCAAAAAATGTCTTTGTatggtgaattttttaataaataa